The Acidimicrobiales bacterium genome segment TGGTGGAGGTGCTGCGCGAGGTGTACGGCATCGCCGAGCGCCATCGGCTCACCGTGCTCAACGTGTTCCACGCCGGCGACGGCAACCTGCACCCGCTCCTGTCCTTCGACGCCCGCGAGCCGGGGGTGATGGACCGGGTGCACGCGGCCGGGGAGGACATCGTCCGGGCGTCGCTCGCCGCCGGCGGCGTCCTGTCCGGCGAGCACGGCATCGGCCTCGAGAAGCGGGACCTGATGCCCGGCATGTTCTCCGAGGTCGACCTCGACGCCCAGGACCGCCTTCGGGCGGCGTTCGACCCCGACGGGGTGGCCAACCCGGAGAAGGTGCTGCCCACCGGGTCGAGGTGCGGCGACCTGCAACGGGTGCCCGCGGGCGCGTGGGTCTGAGCGACCTCGACCGCTTCGCCGCCGAGGTCGGCGACGAGGGGCCGGTGACGGTGGTCGGCGGGCGGACGGCCTGGGAGGTCGGCGGGCCGGTCGACCCGGCGGCCAGGGAGGTCAGGGCGCCGTGCGGGGTGGTCGCCTTCGAGCCGGCCGACCTGACCGTGCGGGTCGGCGCCGGGACGCCGGTCGCCGAGGTCGACGCCGCGCTCGCCGCGGCCGGCCAGGCCGTGGCCCTGCCCGACGGGCCGGGCGCGACCGTCGGCGGGGTGCTCGCCGTCGGCCGCAGCGGCGTGCGGCGGCTCGGCTGGGGGCCGGTGCGCGACGCGCTCCTCGAAGCCCGCTACGTGTCGGCCGAGGGCCGCCTGGTCAAGGCCGGCGGGCCGACGGTGAAGAACGTCAGCGGGTTCGACCTGTGCCGCCTCCTGGTCGGCTCGCTCGGCACGCTCGGCCTGATCGGTGAGGTCGTCCTCCGCACCCGCCCGCTCCCGGCCGCGTCGCGCTGGCTGGCCGGGCCGGCCGACCCGTTCGCGCTGCTCCACGCGCTCCACCGGCCGTCGTCGCTGCTGTGGGACGGCACGACCACGTGGGCCCTGCTCGAGGGCGACCCGGCCGACGTCGACGAGCAGGCGGCCGTGTGCGAGCGGGCGGGGATGGCCGACGCCGACGGCCCGCCGCCGCTCCCAGGGCACCGGTGGTCGCTGCCGCCCGGCGAGCTCCGGGGCCTGACCGGGCGGTTCGTGGCCGAGGTCGGCGTGGGCGTCGTCCACGCCGACGGCCCGCCGCCGCCCCGGGACCTCGACCCGGTGACCGTCGACCTGAACGAGAGGGTCAGGTCGAGGTTCGACCCGACCCGCCGTCTCAACCCCGGGCGCGACCCGCTGTCGGTGTCCTGAGGCCGCCGCTATGGTCCGCGCCCTGGCCCGCTCCACCATCGACCTCGGCGTCGACGACGACGACCTCGCCGCCTGCGTGGCCTGCGGCCTGTGCCTGCCCCACTGCCCGACCTACCGGGTGACGGGGGAGGAGCCGGCCTCGCCGAGGGGCCGGATCGCGGCGATGCGGCGGGTCCACTGGGACGGCGCCCCCGCCGACGACGCCTTCGTCGGCGTGATGGACGCCTGCGTGCAGTGCCGGGGCTGCGAGACGGCCTGCCCGTCGGCGGTCCCGTTCGGCCGCCTGATGGAGCACACGAGGGCCGCCCTCGCCGAGCACGTGCCGTCGTACCAGCCCTGGTGGTGGCGCCTCGCCTACCGGGTCCTCGGCCACCACCGCCTGCTCCTCGCGGGGTCGACCGCCGCGGCCGTCGCCCAGCGGGCCGGGCTGCCGCTGCCCCGCCGGGCCGGCCTGCCCGCCCGCCTCCCGGTCCGCCGGCCCCGCCTCCGCCCGAGCGGCGACGACGTCTGGCTGTTCACCGGGTGCGTGATGGACGCCTGGCTCCGCGACACCCACGCCGCCGTCCAGCGGGTGGTCGAGGCGGCCGGGGCCGGGGTCGCCCTCCCCGGTCCGGGGGCGGCGTGCTGCGGCGCCCTCCACGTCCACGCCGGCCTGAGAGAGGACGCCCGCCGCCTCGCCGAGCGGACCATCGCCGCCCTGCCCGGCGACGCCCCCGTCCTCGTCGACTCGGCCGGCTGCGGCGCGGCCCTGAAGGGCTACGGCGAGCTGCTCGGGACGGCGGAGGCCGAGCGGTTCTCGGCGCGGGTGCTCGACGTGTCGGAGTGGCTCGCCGGCCGGCTCGACCGGCTGCCGCCGGCCCGCCGCCGCCTGGCCGCCCGGGTGGCGGTGCAGGACCCGTGCCACCTGCGCCACGTCCAGCGGGCCCACGAGCCCGTCCGGGCCGTCCTGCGCCCGTACGCCGACCTCGTGGAGCTGGACGACGAGGGCCTGTGCTGCGGCGCCGGCGGCGCGTACGCCACGACCCACCCGGAGACGGCGGGCGCCATCCGGGACCGGAAGCTGGCCGCCGTCGCCCGGTCGGGGGCGGGGGTGGTGGCGAGCGCCAACCCGGGCTGCGCCCTGCACCTGGCGGCCGCCGGGCTGACCGTCCGCCACCCGCTGGAGCTGGTCGACGAGGCCCTCGGGCTGGCCGATGGCCGGTGAGTTCCAGGACGTCAGGTCCCGGCTGCTCGCCATCGCCGAGGAGCTGGCCGACCTGGCCATGGAGCGCCTCAGGGAGTCGATCGACGCCGGCGGCACCGAGCTCCCGGTCGACGAGCGCCGCCTGACGAGGGCCCGCCGGGCGGTGGAGAAGGCGGCCGCCATCCTCGCCGAGCCCGACGACGCCGACCTGGCCTGACCGCCCGGGCCCTCGAGCAGGGGCTCGCCGCGGTGCGGGCGCGCCGGCCTTGCTAACCGTCGAGGGGCTCGCCCTCGAGCATGGGCTCGGCGGCCGGGAGGGGCGGGCGGGGCTCCTCGCCCTGCGGGGCCGACGGCAGGTCGTTCAGCGCCCGGATGAGCCGGCCGAGGCCGCCCAGCCGGAAGATGTCGAAGCGCAGGACGATGCGGGGGAGGTCCACGTGGTCGTCGTCGGCGACCTCGGGCGGGAGCGGGCCGGTCCGCTCGATGCGGCCGTCGACGGCGAGCTCCCCGAAGCGCTCGGCCAGGCCGGCGACCTCCTCGTCGGTCGGCGCGGCGTGCACCCGCAGCACCAGCCGGTCCTTCACCCAGCGCAGCGAGTGGTAGTTGCGGTAGAAGCCGATCAGCTCGTCGACCGCGGTGGTGACGTCGTCGGTGATCGTGAACAGGTCGAGGTCGTCCGGGCTGACCAGCCGCCGGTGCAGCACCTCGTCGCGCACGAAGCGCTCCCACGAGCGCCAGTAGGTCCCGCCCGGCACCTCGAGCAGCACGATCGGGGCGGGCAGGGCCTTGCCCGTCTGGAGGAGCGTGAGCAGCTCGAAGACCTCGTCCAGGGTGCCGAAGCCGCCGGGGAGCGACACGAACCCGTGCGACTCCTTCATGAGCATCAGCTTCCTCGTGAAGAAGTACTTCATCGAGATGAGCTTCTCGTCGCCGGCGATGAACGGGTTCGGGTCCTGCTCCCAGGGCAGGCGGATGTTGACGCCGAAGGACTGCTCCCGGCCGGCTCCCTCCAGGCCGGCGGCCATGATCCCCGGCCCGGCGCCGGTGACCACCATCCAGTCCCGGTGGGCCAGCTCCCTCGCGAGGTCGCGGGCCTGGGCGTAGAGCGGGTCGCTCGTGTCGGTCCTCGCCGAGCCGAAGATCGTCACCTTCTTCGCCATCCGGTAGGGGGCGAAGGCCCGGTAGGCCATCCGCATCTCCCGCAGGGCGGCGCTCGCGATCTTCAGGTCCAGGCGGTCGGCCTCGTCGAGGGCGAGGCGCACGCCGGAGACGAGGATGTCGAACAGCACGTCCCGGTTGGCGCCCGCACCGGCCGCGTCGAGCAGCTCGTCGATGCGGCGGTCGAGGTCGGCGTCGCCGGTCCGGTACCGGGGTCGGTTGGCCATGGACCCGTCAGGATCGCACGCGCCGCGGGCGTACGGTGACCTCGTGCCCGACGATCCCCCCGCCGTCTGCTCCCGGTGCGGCCGGACGGCCGACGGCCCCGGCCTCCCGGTCGACTGGTCCTTCGCCACCGGCCGCCGGGGCCTCGAGCCGCTGTGCTCCGACTGCACGAGGACCAACCTCAGGGCCATCGAGGGCCGGCTGCCCGAGGAGTGGTGGGAGTGACCGGTCAGGTCGACCAGGTGCGGGACCGCCCGATCTCCCGGTAGCCGAGGCGGCGGTACAGCCGCATCGCCTGGTGGCTCGGCTGGAGGACGGCCGGGCGCTCGGGGTCGGCCAGGGTGGCCGTCCACGTGAGCGCCTCGCCGATGCCCCGCCGGCGGGCCCGGGGGAGCACGGCGACGGCGTACACGCCGACCACGCCGGCGCCGAGCCAGGACATGGCCGAGCCGACCGGGCGGCCGCCGAGCACGGCCAGCCACGCCGTCATCCCCGGCTCGTCGAGGAGGCCGGGCCCGTGGAGGGCGAGGGGCCGGTGGGCGCCGGGGTCGCCCCCGAAGGCGGCGACGCTGGTCGCCTCGAACCGGCGCAGGGTGGCCTCGTCCCTGACCGGCACGACCTCGAGGCCGGCGGGCGGGGACCGGCGCTCGGCCGGGGCGGGCGGGCCGGGCGGCCGCTCGAACCAGGGGGTGTCACCCTCCGGTGCCAGCCCGGCGCGCCGGAGGTCGAGCCCGCCCCACGTGTCGCACACCACCGAGCGGCCCGGGCCGTCGACCGCGGTCCGCACGGCGTCGACCTGGGCGGGCGACGGCGGCTGGACGGTGATGGCCTGGAAGTAGATGGGCGGGACCGGCCCGACGCCGTGCCACACCCCGTCCGTCACCGCCGTGCGCCGGCCCACCGCCCTGACCGAGGCGTCGTGCCACCCGGCGAGGTTCCCGGCCGCCCGCCCGAGCGGATCGGCGCCGCTCACACCGGCGACGCGACCCGCCCGTAGAGCGTGGTCCGCTGCTCCAGGGACCGGCCGAGCGGCTCGACCAGGGCCCGCAGCCCGGCCTCCTCGACCAGCTGGCCGTGCACGGCGCCGGCCGCCCGGGAGATGTTCTCGTCCATCAGGGTGCCGCCCAGGTCGTTGACCCCGGCCTGGAGCATCTGCGCGGCGCCGCCGAGGCCGAGCTTCACCCAGGAGGCCTGCACGTTCGGGATCCAGCCGTCGTAGGCGATGCGGCCGACGGCGTGCATGAGCAGCGCCTCGCGGAACGTCGGCCCCCGCCTGGCCTTGCGCTGGAGGTAGATCGGGGCGGCCATGTGCACGAACGGGAGCGGCACGAACTCGGTGAACCCGCCGGTCTCCTTCTGGAGGGCGCGGGTGACGACGAGGTGCCGGGCCCAGCTCCTCGGCTGCTCGACCGAGCCGAACATGATCGTCACGTTCGACCGCAGCCCGACGGCGTGGGCGGTGCGGTGGGCGTCCAGCCACTCCTGGGTGTCGACCTTGTCGGCGCAGAGGACGGCCCGCACCTCGTCGTCGAGGATCTCGGCCGCCGTGCCCGGCAGGGTCCGCAGGCCGGCGTCCATCAGCCGGCGCAGGTAGTGGTCGAGGGGCTCGCCCAGCCGTCGCGCCCCCTCGGTGACCTCGAGCGCCGTGAACCCGTGGATGTGGATGTCCGGGGCGACGGCCTTCACCGCCCGGGTGACCTCGAGGTAGTAGTCGCCGTCGAAGCTCGGGTGGATGCCGCCCTGGAGGCAGACCTCGGTGGCGCCCCGCTCGACGGCCTCGACCACGCGCCCCTGGATGTCCTCCAGCGTCAGCAGGTAGGGCGCGCCCCTGAGGTTCAGGGACAGCGGCCCCTTCGAGAACGCGCAGAACCGGCACTTGAAGGTGCAGACGTTGGTGTAGTTGATGTTCCGGTTGACGACGAAGGTGACCACGTCGCCCACCGTTCGGCGGCGCAGGTCGTCGGCCACCTCGCACACGGCGGCGACCTCCGGGCCCCTCGCCGAGAACAGGGTGACGAGCTCGTCCTCGCCCGCCTCGTGGCCCATCAGCACGCCGGCCAGGACCTCGCCGACGGCGCCGCCGGCCGACGCCGACGGGGCCGGGAGGACGATCGGCGCCGGTGTGTCCCCGCCCGACGCCCAGCGGTCGTCGCGGGCGAGGCCCTCGGCGTCGGACCGGTCGAGCACGGGGAAGCGCAGGGCCGGGTCGAGCCACCGCTCGGGGTCGAGCGCCCAGGCCGGGTGCACGGTCAGCCGGGGGGCGAGCGCGAAGCCCCGCGCCTCGGTCACCGACCGCAGCCGGTCGAGGGCCGGCCAGGGCCGCTCCGGGTTCACGTGGTCGGCGGTGACGGGCGAGACGCCGCCCCAGTCGTCCACCCCGGCGTCGAGGAGGGCCCCGAAGTCGTCGGACAGGTTGGGCGGCGCCTGCACGTGGACCTCGGGCGGGAGCACGAGCCGGGCGAGGGCGACGGCCTCGACGTACTCGTCGGCCGGGCACGGCGGCGCGGCGTGCATGGCCGTCCCGGGCTTCGGCAGGAAGTTCTGGACGATCACCTCCTGCACGTGGCCGTGCCGGCGGTGGGAGGCGGCGATGGCCTCCAGCGCGGCGAGGCGGTCGGCCCTGGTCTCGCCGATGCCGACGAGGATGCCGGTGGTGAACGGGATGCCGAGCTGGCCGGCCGCCTCGAGGGTGGCCAGGCGGCGGGCCGGCTCCTTGTCCGGCGCGCCGCGGTGGCAGGCGAGGTCGGCCCGCAGGGTCTCGACCATCATCCCCTGCGACGGCGCCACCGGCCGCAGGGCGGCCAGTTCGTCGGCGCTCAGGGCGCCGGCGTTGGCGTGGGGGAGCAGCCCGGTCTCGTCGAGGACGAGGCGGCACATGGCGACGAGGTAGTCGACCGTCGAGGCGTGCCCGTGCTCGGCCAGCCAGGCCCGGGCGACGGGGTAGCGGTCCTCGGGGCGCTCTCCCAGGGTGAAGAGGACCTCGTGGCAGCCGGCCTCGGCGCCGGCCGTGGCGATGGCGAGGACCTGCTCGGGGGTCAGGTAGGGAGCGTCGAGGCGGGCCGGGGCCTTGGCGAAGGTGCAGTAGCCGCACCGGTCCCGGCACAGCATGGTGAGGGGGACGAAGACCTTCGGCGAGAACGTCACCCTGGTGCCGTGGGCGGCGTCGCGGACGGCCCTGGCCCTGGCCGCCAGCTCCGCGGCCCCGAGCGCGAGGAGGTCCTCCGACATGGCGGCACCTTACCGGCGCCGCCCCGTCACCCATCCGGCGGGCGCCGTCGGGCGGGACGGGACCGCCCGCACCGGCACGGATCACCCGGATCGCCACCGGCGTGGAGGAGACGGCGGGGCCGACGGCCAAGCTTTGGACGTGGACCGACGACGCTTTCTCAAGTTCGCTGGGGCGGCGGCCGGCGCGGTGGCGCTCGGGCCCGCCTTCTGGGAGGGGACCTACGCGGCCGCGGCGCAGGGGCTGCTGGCGACGGGTGCCGGCCCGTACGGGCCGCTGCTCGCGCCCGACGCCAACGGCGTCCGCCTGCCGGCCGGCTTCTCGTCGCGGGTCGTGGCCCGGTCGCTCGAGGTCGTCCCCGGCAGCGACTACCCGTGGCACGTCTTCCCCGACGGGGCGGCGACGTTCGCCCAGCCCGGTGGCGGGTGGATCTACGTCGCCAACAGCGAGGCGCCGTTGGCCGGCGGGGCCGGGGCCATCGTGTTCGACGCCACCGGGACGGTCATCGGCGCCCACCGGGTGCTGTCGGGCACGAACATGAACTGCTCGGGCGGCCGCACGCCGTGGGGCACGTGGCTGTCCTGCGAGGAGCACGAGCTCGGGCGGGTGTGGGAGTGCGACCCGACGGGGGCGACGGCCGGCGTGGTCCGCCCCGCGCTCGGCACGTTCTGGCACGAGGCGGTGACGGTCGACCCGGTGGCCGGCGTGCTCTACCTGACCGAGGACCAGCCCGACGGGCGCTTCTACCGCTTCGTCCCCGACGCCTACCCGTCCCTCGACGCCGGCCGGCTCCAGGTGGCGTCGGTCGACCCCGTCGGCCGGGTCACGTGGCTCGACGTGCCCGACCCCACCGCCCTCACCGGCGGCCCCACCCGCCTCCAGGTGCCGGCGAGCACGGCGTTCGACGGCGGCGAGGGCATCTGGTTCGACAGCGGGCACGTGTACTTCACGACCAAGGGCGACGACCGGGTGTGGGACTACCTGACCGGGCGAGGCCAGCTGCGCGTGCTCTACGACGGGGCCGCCCACCCGGAGGCGCCGCTGCACGGCGTCGACAACCTGACCGTCACGGCCGGCGGCGACATCTACGTCTGCGAGGACGGCGGCGACCTCCAGATCTGCCTCATCACCCCGCAGCGGCGGGTGGCGCCGTTCCTCCAGGTCGTGGACCACCCCGGGTCCGAGCTGAGCGGCATCGCCTTCTCGCCCGCCGCCGACCGCCTCTACTTCAGCTCCCAGCGGGGCGGCGGCACCGGCATCACCTACGAGGTGACCGGCCCGTTCCGCCAGCCGGGCACGAGCAGCGGCGCCGTCGCCGGCTGAGGGGCGGTCAGGCCAGGAAGTCGACCAGCAGGCGGTTCAGCCGGTCGGGGGCGTCGATCGGCACCCAGTGGCTCGCCCGGTGCACCCGCTCGTAGCGGAACGGGCCGTCCACGTACCGGTCCGACCCCTTGATCTGGGGCTCCAGGCAGTGGTGGTCGCCGTCGCTCCATACCGCCATCACCGGGCAGCGCACCGGCGGCAGCTCCGGCCCGAGGCCGAGCGTGAAGGCCTGGGGCGGGATGTTGGCCCGGTACCAGTTCAACGCGGCCGTGAGGGCGCCGGGGCGGGACAGGTCGGCGACGTGGCGCTCGACGTCGCCGCCGCCGGCCCACTCGCGGAGGAGCCGCCAGTCGTCGGCCCGCAGGCCCTCCTCGGCGACCCCCTCGAACTGGAAGAAGAGCATGTACCAGCTCCGCTCCCGCTGCTCGAAGCCGCCGAGGGAGAAGTAGGCGGACGGGTGGCCGACGGAGATGGCGACCAGCCGCTCGACCCGGTCGGGCGCCAGGGAGGCCAGGGTCCAGGCCACGCCGGCGCCCCAGTCGTGGCCGACCACCCTGGCCCGGTCCACGCCGGCCTCGTCGAGCAGGGCGACCACGTCCATGAACACGAGCGGGATGGCGTACTGGTCCACGCCCTCCGGCCGGTCGCTCTCCCCGAAGCCCCGCAGGTCGGGGGCCAGCACCCGGTAGCCGGCGTCGACGAGCGCGGGCACCTGGTGGCGCCAGAGGTACGACGAGTCGGGGAAGCCATGGAGCAGGAGGACGGCCGGCCCCTCGCCGGCGTCCACCACCGAGAACGTCAGGCCGTTGGCCTCCACCCGCCGGGTCGGCAGCTCGGTCACTCGCCCTCCTCGCCGGCCGCGGCCGGGTCCACGATCCACACCAGCCGCTCGGCCCGCACCCGCCCGGCCGGGACGTCGTCGCCCCGCCGGACGGCCGCGAACGCCTCGCGCTTGGACTCGCCGGCCACCGTCACGAGCACCAGCCTGGCCCTGGCGATGCCGGCGAAGGTCAGGGTCATGCGGCCGTGGGGGTTGGCGCCGGTCGGGTCCTCGTTCATCACGACGAGCCGGCCCTCGTCGGCCTCGAGCGCGGGCGAGCCGGGGAACAGCGACGCCGTGTGCCCGTCCTGCCCGAGGCCGAGGTGGACGACGTCGAGCCGGCCGAGCTCGCCGACGCGCAGCTGGTAGGGGTCGGGCCCCTCCTCGCAGCGCATCGGGTAGTAGGCGTTGGCCGCGCCGACCCGGTCGAGCAGCGCCTCCCGGCCGAGCCGGAAGTTCGAGGCCGGGTGGTCGATCGGCACGCAGCGCTCGTCGCCCCAGTAGACGTCGACCTTCCACCAGTCGATGCGGTTGCGGCCCTCGTCGGCCAGCCGCTCGTAGCACCGCCTGGCCGTCTCGCCGCCCGAGAGGGCCAGCGAGAACGTGTCGCCGTCCTTGCCGGCGAAGGCCTCGATGACGCGCCGCGCGAACTCACCGGGCACGTCGTCGGTGCGGACGAGGTCGCCGTGCACGGCGGCACCCTACCGGCCGCCGCGACGGCGCTTCTCAGCCGTTCCGCAACCGGTCGGCCTTGTCCCCGAGCGTGGTCATCAGCTCGTCGAAGGACTTGGCGAACGACGCCACGCCCTCCTCCTCGAGCACCCGCCCGACGTCGGCCACGTCGACGCCGACCTCGCCCAGCCGGTCGAGCGTGGCGGTGGCCTCGTCGACGCCCCGGTCGACCGTCCTCGCCAGCCGGCCGTGGTCGATGAAGGCGTCGAGGGTCGCCTCCGGCATGGTGTTGACCGTGTCCGGCCCGATCAGCTCGTCGACGT includes the following:
- the pgl gene encoding 6-phosphogluconolactonase gives rise to the protein MHGDLVRTDDVPGEFARRVIEAFAGKDGDTFSLALSGGETARRCYERLADEGRNRIDWWKVDVYWGDERCVPIDHPASNFRLGREALLDRVGAANAYYPMRCEEGPDPYQLRVGELGRLDVVHLGLGQDGHTASLFPGSPALEADEGRLVVMNEDPTGANPHGRMTLTFAGIARARLVLVTVAGESKREAFAAVRRGDDVPAGRVRAERLVWIVDPAAAGEEGE
- a CDS encoding alpha/beta fold hydrolase, coding for MTELPTRRVEANGLTFSVVDAGEGPAVLLLHGFPDSSYLWRHQVPALVDAGYRVLAPDLRGFGESDRPEGVDQYAIPLVFMDVVALLDEAGVDRARVVGHDWGAGVAWTLASLAPDRVERLVAISVGHPSAYFSLGGFEQRERSWYMLFFQFEGVAEEGLRADDWRLLREWAGGGDVERHVADLSRPGALTAALNWYRANIPPQAFTLGLGPELPPVRCPVMAVWSDGDHHCLEPQIKGSDRYVDGPFRYERVHRASHWVPIDAPDRLNRLLVDFLA
- a CDS encoding alkaline phosphatase PhoX, which encodes MDRRRFLKFAGAAAGAVALGPAFWEGTYAAAAQGLLATGAGPYGPLLAPDANGVRLPAGFSSRVVARSLEVVPGSDYPWHVFPDGAATFAQPGGGWIYVANSEAPLAGGAGAIVFDATGTVIGAHRVLSGTNMNCSGGRTPWGTWLSCEEHELGRVWECDPTGATAGVVRPALGTFWHEAVTVDPVAGVLYLTEDQPDGRFYRFVPDAYPSLDAGRLQVASVDPVGRVTWLDVPDPTALTGGPTRLQVPASTAFDGGEGIWFDSGHVYFTTKGDDRVWDYLTGRGQLRVLYDGAAHPEAPLHGVDNLTVTAGGDIYVCEDGGDLQICLITPQRRVAPFLQVVDHPGSELSGIAFSPAADRLYFSSQRGGGTGITYEVTGPFRQPGTSSGAVAG
- a CDS encoding TIGR00730 family Rossman fold protein — its product is MANRPRYRTGDADLDRRIDELLDAAGAGANRDVLFDILVSGVRLALDEADRLDLKIASAALREMRMAYRAFAPYRMAKKVTIFGSARTDTSDPLYAQARDLARELAHRDWMVVTGAGPGIMAAGLEGAGREQSFGVNIRLPWEQDPNPFIAGDEKLISMKYFFTRKLMLMKESHGFVSLPGGFGTLDEVFELLTLLQTGKALPAPIVLLEVPGGTYWRSWERFVRDEVLHRRLVSPDDLDLFTITDDVTTAVDELIGFYRNYHSLRWVKDRLVLRVHAAPTDEEVAGLAERFGELAVDGRIERTGPLPPEVADDDHVDLPRIVLRFDIFRLGGLGRLIRALNDLPSAPQGEEPRPPLPAAEPMLEGEPLDG
- a CDS encoding (Fe-S)-binding protein, with the protein product MVRALARSTIDLGVDDDDLAACVACGLCLPHCPTYRVTGEEPASPRGRIAAMRRVHWDGAPADDAFVGVMDACVQCRGCETACPSAVPFGRLMEHTRAALAEHVPSYQPWWWRLAYRVLGHHRLLLAGSTAAAVAQRAGLPLPRRAGLPARLPVRRPRLRPSGDDVWLFTGCVMDAWLRDTHAAVQRVVEAAGAGVALPGPGAACCGALHVHAGLREDARRLAERTIAALPGDAPVLVDSAGCGAALKGYGELLGTAEAERFSARVLDVSEWLAGRLDRLPPARRRLAARVAVQDPCHLRHVQRAHEPVRAVLRPYADLVELDDEGLCCGAGGAYATTHPETAGAIRDRKLAAVARSGAGVVASANPGCALHLAAAGLTVRHPLELVDEALGLADGR
- a CDS encoding FAD-binding protein; this encodes MGLSDLDRFAAEVGDEGPVTVVGGRTAWEVGGPVDPAAREVRAPCGVVAFEPADLTVRVGAGTPVAEVDAALAAAGQAVALPDGPGATVGGVLAVGRSGVRRLGWGPVRDALLEARYVSAEGRLVKAGGPTVKNVSGFDLCRLLVGSLGTLGLIGEVVLRTRPLPAASRWLAGPADPFALLHALHRPSSLLWDGTTTWALLEGDPADVDEQAAVCERAGMADADGPPPLPGHRWSLPPGELRGLTGRFVAEVGVGVVHADGPPPPRDLDPVTVDLNERVRSRFDPTRRLNPGRDPLSVS
- the cofH gene encoding 5-amino-6-(D-ribitylamino)uracil--L-tyrosine 4-hydroxyphenyl transferase CofH: MSEDLLALGAAELAARARAVRDAAHGTRVTFSPKVFVPLTMLCRDRCGYCTFAKAPARLDAPYLTPEQVLAIATAGAEAGCHEVLFTLGERPEDRYPVARAWLAEHGHASTVDYLVAMCRLVLDETGLLPHANAGALSADELAALRPVAPSQGMMVETLRADLACHRGAPDKEPARRLATLEAAGQLGIPFTTGILVGIGETRADRLAALEAIAASHRRHGHVQEVIVQNFLPKPGTAMHAAPPCPADEYVEAVALARLVLPPEVHVQAPPNLSDDFGALLDAGVDDWGGVSPVTADHVNPERPWPALDRLRSVTEARGFALAPRLTVHPAWALDPERWLDPALRFPVLDRSDAEGLARDDRWASGGDTPAPIVLPAPSASAGGAVGEVLAGVLMGHEAGEDELVTLFSARGPEVAAVCEVADDLRRRTVGDVVTFVVNRNINYTNVCTFKCRFCAFSKGPLSLNLRGAPYLLTLEDIQGRVVEAVERGATEVCLQGGIHPSFDGDYYLEVTRAVKAVAPDIHIHGFTALEVTEGARRLGEPLDHYLRRLMDAGLRTLPGTAAEILDDEVRAVLCADKVDTQEWLDAHRTAHAVGLRSNVTIMFGSVEQPRSWARHLVVTRALQKETGGFTEFVPLPFVHMAAPIYLQRKARRGPTFREALLMHAVGRIAYDGWIPNVQASWVKLGLGGAAQMLQAGVNDLGGTLMDENISRAAGAVHGQLVEEAGLRALVEPLGRSLEQRTTLYGRVASPV
- a CDS encoding GNAT family N-acetyltransferase, translated to MSGADPLGRAAGNLAGWHDASVRAVGRRTAVTDGVWHGVGPVPPIYFQAITVQPPSPAQVDAVRTAVDGPGRSVVCDTWGGLDLRRAGLAPEGDTPWFERPPGPPAPAERRSPPAGLEVVPVRDEATLRRFEATSVAAFGGDPGAHRPLALHGPGLLDEPGMTAWLAVLGGRPVGSAMSWLGAGVVGVYAVAVLPRARRRGIGEALTWTATLADPERPAVLQPSHQAMRLYRRLGYREIGRSRTWST